In Desulfonatronum thioautotrophicum, the genomic window GACGTCGGCGGCGTCGTCGGGGCTCTCACCGGCGGCGGGCTGGATTTCGTTCACGGTACGGTATCCGTGCGCGGGGCATCCAGAACAGGTGGATTGGCCGGGCATGTCTCCGAAGCCGTAATCCAGCGGTCCTCATCCCTGGGCAGCGTCCAGGGCGACTTTTTTGTCGGTGGGCTCGCGGGTCTGGTGGGCGAGTCTCAAGGCGGCGCCCAGGCGTTTCTGCCGGGAGTCGCGGCGCCGCTGACCACCGAATTCGAACAACGAGTCGCGACATCACCCAGCGGACAGGCCATCGAGGTCGCCCTTGACGACGCGACATCCGTGTCGATCCCCGCCTTGCCGGGCGGATACGAGGTTTCCCTGGCCCGAACCGACAACGACCTCCCGGTGACCACGCAACTGCATGACCAGACAGCGCTGACCGCGAGCGGGGCCGTGCGCCGGTTTACGATCAGCGGCAGCGGGGACCCCGCGGGCCTCACCCCGGTGATCACCATACCTGGAAGCGAGGCGGGGTCGATCAATCCGGAGACGCTCAGCGTCCTGAGAATCGGCAAGGCGATCGTCGACGGGGACACGCTGGAGGACCACGCGGCAGTGCTGCCGGTTTCCATGGACGCGGAAGGCAATTTGCGTTTCGTTGACCACCTGATGCCCTACGGCCTGAATGCCATCCAGTCCGGCGGCCAGTCGGGACCGATGCGGGCCTATTCCGGAGGCGCCGGAGGCAGTTGGGAGGGGCAGGCCGACTATGTCGTCATGAGCTTCCAGGATGACCTGAACTGGCGACGTCAACCCCAGTTGGTGCGCATGGTTCCGGATCCCAGCAACGCCGCCGGCGGGTATCGTCGCCCGGCCACCGCCGAGGAACTTTCGGAAATGAGCAAACAGCCGATTTGCAACTTCGTCCTCCTGGTGCACGGTCACAACGAGGAAGAGAAGGAAGGCAGCTACAGCCCCACGGCCCCGGCCCCCTGGCTGTTCAGCTACAAGCGACTGGTCTGGGATCTCTTTTTCCGGGAAGTGGCCCAAAAGGAGCAGAGCGAAGACGGTGAAGAGGCGATCTATCCCTACGAGTGCACGGCCTTTTACGAATTCATCTACCCAACCTACCGTCCGATCTTTTCTCCAGTCCCGGATAAAAGCGGCATCCGGCATGAGACCCTTGGCGAGTCCCTCGGGCTGGCGATTCAAAGGGAATTCGCGACAAATGCCCAGCTGAAGTCCATGGTGCAGGCAAACATGCCGTTCAATGCCATCATCGTCGCCCACTCCCAGGGGGGCCTTGTCGCGCGGGCGGGCCTGCGCAACATGCCCCAGGAATTCAAGGACAAGGTGGTCCGTCTGGTCACCTGGGGTTCCCCCCACCACGGCGCGGCCCTGTACACGCTGCGCTATGCGTTCCAGTCCGGCCAGGACATGATCCTGGACGGACGCCGCCTGCCCTTGCAGCGCATCAACAATTCCTGGGTCGCCGGGTCACGGTTCGTTGATCTGCTCAATGCCAACGTCGCCCTGGACGCCCCGGGAATCCGCGATTTGCGCTGGGACGTTTCCAAGAAGGACATGACCCGGACCTATGAACTGTTTCCGGGCCTGATGGACATCGAGGCCGAACAATCGGGCTCCATTCCCGTATTCAGTGATAATCTGGCGGTCTTCAATGCCGGCGCGAATCAAGAGTTGACCACCGGAGGGTACTCTTTCTTTGTCGGCAAGACGAGCAAAAGAACGACCCTGGAAGTGCAGGAACTTTTGTACATCATCTATGAACTCATGTATTTCGCCGAATCCACGTCCATTGAGCAGGGCGCGACCCTGAACGACATCATGATGAAGGAGTCCTACAGGATCAATGACGGCGCCGTTCCGTTGTACAGCCAGCAAGCCCAGGGGGTCGGCTTCAACGTTCCAACCGTCATCGTGAATATGGGCGATGCCGACCATGAGGAATTCTACGGCGCGGAACCCGGACAGCGCACCCCTGAGGCCCTGGCCATTGGCCGGGAGACGGCTCGTGAAACCTTTGATCAAGTCGAATTGCAGCACCCCAGCCGTGGCTGCCCGACCCTGGAAGCCCTGATGCATTACGACGCCGACCCGGAATCGGACCGGATTTTGATCACCGGACAGGTTATCTTTCCGCTGTACGAACCGGAACACGGCGGTGACGGCAGGGTCGGCCGCCGAATCGAACGCGTCGAGGCCCGGCGGGTATCACGCCTGGGGCACGTGATCGAGCCATTCACCTTCACCCACAAGGATGACGGCGCCTTCGAAGGGGAAATTGCGTCCCAGAGCCTGCCGGATGTCCCTATCGTCCTGGTGGCCGTGCTCAAGGACGGAAGCGAAGTGGTCGGCATTCCTGACCAGGTTTCGGTGAGCATCCTGCCCCCGCGCATCCTGATCTTCGAACTCGCACCCGGGGCCACCGAGGCTGAGCATGAATTCGAGGCTTCAGCCTCACCGGAAGGCGTATATCGCTTCGACTGGGATTTCGACGACGGATCCCCCATCGTCAGCCGGTATCCCGGCCCTGGTGAACGCTCATCAGTCAGCCACACGTATGCCAACCTGTCAGCCGACCAGCAATTCCGTCCGACCGTGCGCCTGTACGGTGAAGACGGTGAGCTGCTGGCCCGGGACACCATCCTGATCCGGGTCGATGAGCAGGAAGAGCCACAAGGTCGATTCACAGACCATGGAGACGGAACAGTCACCGATCACCATACCGGCTTGATGTGGCGAAAAGATCGTCAAATTTTCTTACAATGGCAGGCAGCAGTGGAATATTGTCGACAGGCCTTTGCCGGCTATTACGATTGGCGACTACCACATATCGAGCGGCAGGATGGTCCTGGTGGTCCGCAAAGACCCGCGGAACTGGATAGAATTCTAGGAGATATGCTTGATTTGGAAAGAGATAATAACTGGCCATTTAATGTGTGGCCTGGTAGTCCAGGGATCTGGTCAGCAACAACATGGGAGCCACATGATGGGTATGCATGGTATGCCGTGACGAGAGGATGGCTTCAACCTGCCAACTATTTTCGTGAGCATAAATTAGAGCGCAAGTCTGCCTGGTGTGTCCGAGATGCAGGGAGATGATGCTTGTTTTTGCTGAAGGATCTCTGGAGCGTTGCAATATCATGACTCAAAATGGGATGGTTCAGAATTGGTTGAAAAATCCGTGTATGTGCATTGCTTGTTTCACCAGTCACGTTCACTCAGAATATCCGAAAAATGTCAACAAAAAAATTCGGCATTATGAATTATCTATCT contains:
- a CDS encoding InlB B-repeat-containing protein codes for the protein MQNILSTPRLLSLGFILAGLVFFGILNPTQITVSATQAEFGGEIGIPSADFGRTPSAAPRVQGPVVQTPAQAYSHGDPTDAEQFLLEIVNWMRAEPELAGEYYEIDLNDGLAPGTITNTPKAPLAFHPGLIAAARGHTQWMLDEKDESKIGHTGQDGSTPGNRMVKAGYSSEEAFSAWAENIGWYTTEEPLNEGDLLYIVVANLFRSSGHRANTLAENVEEAGFGVIPVSYDGFNALMVTQKFAASAATPTPMLVGVVYEDLDQNGLYDMGEGLSGMTVMPDRGGYYAVTSASGGFAIPVQGMSGPLNLTVSGGIYGTLTRQVTLTGNNIKVDFILSRTDQHTVSTSANPVAGGTTAGDADYPSGSAATVRATPSSGYAFVNWTENGIQVSTSPTHSFTVSGDHLLVANFEPIHYDISTSSNPVAGGTTTGDAGYPSGALATVRATPNSGYAFVNWTENGIQASINPTLSFTVSGDRHLVANFSETPPAPFAGGDGSESDPYLVTTALQLNNLRGHPNAFFKLSTDIDLGDSPWSQGAGWEPIVTEGTGEPFSGHFDGNGHIIRNLTINRPGAANQGLFGSLRSATIRNVVLEDYSIIGGPLAGGVAGKAEDSRIENVQVSGEVSGDNDVGGVVGALTGGGLDFVHGTVSVRGASRTGGLAGHVSEAVIQRSSSLGSVQGDFFVGGLAGLVGESQGGAQAFLPGVAAPLTTEFEQRVATSPSGQAIEVALDDATSVSIPALPGGYEVSLARTDNDLPVTTQLHDQTALTASGAVRRFTISGSGDPAGLTPVITIPGSEAGSINPETLSVLRIGKAIVDGDTLEDHAAVLPVSMDAEGNLRFVDHLMPYGLNAIQSGGQSGPMRAYSGGAGGSWEGQADYVVMSFQDDLNWRRQPQLVRMVPDPSNAAGGYRRPATAEELSEMSKQPICNFVLLVHGHNEEEKEGSYSPTAPAPWLFSYKRLVWDLFFREVAQKEQSEDGEEAIYPYECTAFYEFIYPTYRPIFSPVPDKSGIRHETLGESLGLAIQREFATNAQLKSMVQANMPFNAIIVAHSQGGLVARAGLRNMPQEFKDKVVRLVTWGSPHHGAALYTLRYAFQSGQDMILDGRRLPLQRINNSWVAGSRFVDLLNANVALDAPGIRDLRWDVSKKDMTRTYELFPGLMDIEAEQSGSIPVFSDNLAVFNAGANQELTTGGYSFFVGKTSKRTTLEVQELLYIIYELMYFAESTSIEQGATLNDIMMKESYRINDGAVPLYSQQAQGVGFNVPTVIVNMGDADHEEFYGAEPGQRTPEALAIGRETARETFDQVELQHPSRGCPTLEALMHYDADPESDRILITGQVIFPLYEPEHGGDGRVGRRIERVEARRVSRLGHVIEPFTFTHKDDGAFEGEIASQSLPDVPIVLVAVLKDGSEVVGIPDQVSVSILPPRILIFELAPGATEAEHEFEASASPEGVYRFDWDFDDGSPIVSRYPGPGERSSVSHTYANLSADQQFRPTVRLYGEDGELLARDTILIRVDEQEEPQGRFTDHGDGTVTDHHTGLMWRKDRQIFLQWQAAVEYCRQAFAGYYDWRLPHIERQDGPGGPQRPAELDRILGDMLDLERDNNWPFNVWPGSPGIWSATTWEPHDGYAWYAVTRGWLQPANYFREHKLERKSAWCVRDAGR